A single region of the Brassica rapa cultivar Chiifu-401-42 chromosome A03, CAAS_Brap_v3.01, whole genome shotgun sequence genome encodes:
- the LOC103861898 gene encoding ectonucleotide pyrophosphatase/phosphodiesterase family member 3 has protein sequence MISGDTLSAKNHKALLPEEDPPSQSIAPQDNNNGASSTISISSCFIFTSLLIITCVTLSAVFAFVFFSSHTLKKLDKPVVLLISSDGFRFGYQLKTELPNIHRLITNGTEAETGLIPVFPTLTFPNHYSIVTGLYPAYHGIINNKFTDPETGNVFTMASHEPEWWLGEPLWETVVNQGLKAASYFWPGSEVHKGSWDCPKGFCQNYNESVPFDDRVDTILSYFDLPSTEIPSFMTLYFEDPDHQGHQVGPDDPRITEAIVNIDRLIGRLINGLERRGIFEDVTMIMVGDHGMVGTCDKKLIFLDDLSPWIKIPSSWVHDYTPLLAIKPPLGHNAADIVGKIKEGLNSGEVENGKYLKVYLKEDLPSRLHYTESERVPPIIGLVDEGFKVEQKRSEAYKECGGAHGYDNAFFSMRTIFIGHGPMFAKGRKVPSFENVEIYNVISTILGLKAAPNNGSHEFPSSVLLPRT, from the coding sequence ATGATCTCCGGCGACACATTATCAGCTAAGAACCACAAAGCTTTACTACCAGAAGAAGACCCACCAAGCCAATCGATAGCACCTCAAGACAACAACAACGGAGCTTCTTCCACTATCTCCATCTCAAGCTGCTTCATCTTCACATCTCTCCTTATCATCACCTGCGTCACTCTCTCTGCCGTTTTCGCCTTCGTATTCTTCTCTTCCCACACACTCAAGAAACTCGACAAGCCCGTGGTTCTATTGATATCCTCAGACGGGTTTCGTTTCGGGTACCAACTCAAGACCGAGCTACCGAACATACACCGGTTAATCACCAACGGAACAGAAGCAGAAACCGGTTTAATCCCGGTTTTTCCAACACTAACTTTCCCTAACCATTACTCTATCGTCACAGGACTGTACCCTGCGTACCACGGCATCATCAACAACAAGTTTACGGACCCTGAAACAGGGAATGTTTTCACAATGGCTAGCCACGAGCCAGAGTGGTGGTTAGGCGAGCCGTTGTGGGAGACAGTAGTGAACCAAGGGCTCAAGGCAGCTTCTTACTTCTGGCCTGGCTCTGAGGTACACAAAGGCTCTTGGGATTGCCCTAAAGGTTTCTGTCAAAACTACAATGAGTCTGTTCCTTTTGATGATAGGGTTGATACCATCTTGAGCTACTTCGATTTGCCTAGTACCGAAATCCCTAGCTTCATGACGCTTTATTTCGAAGATCCGGACCATCAGGGTCACCAGGTTGGCCCTGATGATCCTCGGATCACTGAAGCTATAGTCAACATTGACCGTTTGATCGGTAGATTAATCAATGGGTTAGAGAGAAGAGGGATCTTTGAGGATGTGACTATGATCATGGTTGGTGATCATGGCATGGTTGGAACATGTGACAAGAAACTCATCTTTCTTGATGATCTATCTCCATGGATCAAGATCCCAAGCAGCTGGGTGCATGACTACACTCCCTTGCTAGCTATTAAACCACCTTTGGGACACAATGCAGCTGACATAGTGGGTAAGATCAAAGAAGGTTTGAACTCAGGTGAAGTAGAGAACGGTAAGTACTTGAAGGTTTATCTCAAAGAGGACTTACCTAGCAGGCTGCATTACACGGAGAGTGAGAGGGTCCCACCTATCATAGGACTAGTTGATGAGGGCTTCAAGGTTGAGCAGAAGAGGAGTGAAGCTTATAAAGAGTGTGGTGGAGCTCATGGGTATGACAATGCTTTCTTCTCGATGAGGACTATATTCATTGGGCATGGTCCTATGTTTGCTAAAGGAAGGAAAGTGCCTTCTTTTGAGAATGTTGAGATATATAATGTCATTAGTACGATTCTAGGGCTTAAGGCTGCACCTAACAATGGGTCTCATGAGTTTCCTTCAAGCGTTCTCTTGCCACGCACGTAA